The following are from one region of the Streptomyces fradiae genome:
- a CDS encoding MBL fold metallo-hydrolase gives MLIAGFPAGAWGTNCYVVAPAAGEECVIIDPGHQAAQGVEETLKKHRLKPVAVVLTHGHIDHVASVVPVCGAHDVPAWIHPADRYMMSDPEKALGRSIGMPLIGELTVGEPDDVHELTDGAALKLAGLDFSVAHAPGHTKGSVTFRTPETTEIPSVLFSGDLLFAGSIGRTDLPGGDMDEMLASLTRVVLPLENSTVVLSGHGPQTTIGQERATNPYLRQVTAGLGSETQAPRRGM, from the coding sequence GTGCTGATTGCCGGGTTCCCCGCCGGGGCCTGGGGGACCAACTGTTATGTGGTCGCCCCCGCCGCGGGCGAGGAGTGCGTCATCATCGACCCGGGCCACCAGGCCGCCCAGGGGGTCGAGGAGACGCTGAAGAAGCATCGGCTCAAGCCCGTCGCCGTGGTCCTCACGCACGGCCACATCGACCACGTCGCCTCCGTCGTCCCGGTCTGCGGCGCCCATGACGTACCCGCGTGGATCCACCCCGCCGACCGGTACATGATGAGCGACCCGGAGAAGGCCCTCGGCCGCTCCATCGGGATGCCCCTCATAGGCGAGCTGACCGTGGGCGAGCCGGACGACGTGCACGAGCTCACCGACGGTGCCGCGCTGAAGCTCGCGGGCCTCGACTTCTCCGTCGCGCACGCGCCCGGGCATACCAAGGGGTCGGTGACCTTCCGGACGCCGGAGACCACGGAGATCCCCTCCGTCCTCTTCTCCGGCGACCTGCTGTTCGCCGGCTCCATCGGACGCACCGACCTGCCCGGCGGTGACATGGACGAGATGCTCGCATCGCTGACCCGCGTGGTCCTGCCGCTCGAGAACTCGACCGTCGTCCTGTCCGGCCACGGTCCCCAGACGACCATCGGCCAGGAGCGCGCCACCAACCCGTATCTGCGGCAGGTGACGGCTGGCCTCGGGAGCGAGACGCAGGCTCCCCGACGAGGAATGTGA
- a CDS encoding peptidylprolyl isomerase, whose translation MVTSDQRRRQLAREKYARQQQRRAEAQRKSRRNTVIASSLAVVLAAGLAVWASVALTGADKDDTKSDSAASASDTPSAEPTPSGQPEPAMSIDQKATYTMALKTNVGDIKVTMDAAKAPHTVNSFKHLADKKYFDGTKCHRLTTSGIFVLQCGDPKGDGTGGPGYSIPDENLNGLGKAGQDGSVTFPKGTVAMANAGPNTGGSQFFLVYKDTKLPPNYTPFGTFDADGLKVVEDVAKAGVQGGAGDGAPQKAVTIEKATVAKK comes from the coding sequence GTGGTCACCAGCGATCAGCGGCGGCGGCAGCTCGCCAGGGAGAAGTACGCGCGGCAGCAGCAGCGGCGTGCCGAGGCGCAGCGCAAGTCGCGCCGGAACACCGTCATCGCCTCGTCGCTCGCGGTGGTGCTCGCCGCCGGTCTCGCGGTGTGGGCCTCGGTGGCCCTGACCGGCGCCGACAAGGACGACACCAAGAGCGACAGCGCGGCGAGCGCGAGCGACACCCCGAGCGCGGAGCCGACGCCCTCGGGGCAGCCCGAGCCGGCGATGTCGATCGACCAGAAGGCCACGTACACGATGGCCCTCAAGACGAACGTCGGCGACATCAAGGTCACGATGGACGCGGCGAAGGCCCCGCACACCGTGAACTCCTTCAAGCACCTCGCCGACAAGAAGTACTTCGACGGGACCAAGTGCCACCGTCTGACCACCTCGGGCATCTTCGTGCTCCAGTGCGGCGACCCGAAGGGCGACGGCACCGGCGGCCCGGGCTACTCCATCCCGGACGAGAACCTGAACGGGCTCGGCAAGGCCGGCCAGGACGGCTCGGTCACCTTCCCGAAGGGCACCGTGGCGATGGCGAACGCCGGCCCGAACACCGGCGGCAGCCAGTTCTTCCTCGTCTACAAGGACACCAAGCTCCCGCCGAACTACACCCCGTTCGGCACCTTCGACGCGGACGGCCTGAAGGTCGTCGAGGACGTGGCGAAGGCGGGCGTCCAGGGCGGTGCCGGTGACGGCGCGCCGCAGAAGGCGGTCACGATCGAGAAGGCGACCGTCGCCAAGAAGTGA
- a CDS encoding DUF349 domain-containing protein, whose amino-acid sequence MSSDPWGRVDETGTVYVRTAEGEQVVGSWQAGTPEEALAYFERKYEGLVVEIGLLEKRVRTTDLSAKDATAAIDHIRQQVEEHHAVGDLAALKVRLDKLAESVESRREERKVQKAKQADEARSAKEALVTEAEELAQSEQWRAAGERLRALVDTWKGLPRLDRKSDDELWHRFSHARSAFSKRRKAHFAALDAQREDARKIKERLVGEAEALSNSTDWGATAARYRELMAEWKAAGRAQREHEDDLWNRFRGAQDVFFAARSEVFAERDAEQVENLKLKEELAGEAEKLVPVSDLKAARAAFRSINERWEAIGHVPRDARPKVEGRMHAVERAIQDAEENEWRRTNPEARARAAGLTGQLQDAVDKLQKQIDTARAAGNDARADKLAKELEGRQALLDQALKGLQEFGG is encoded by the coding sequence GTGAGCAGCGACCCGTGGGGCCGCGTCGACGAGACGGGCACCGTGTACGTGCGTACGGCCGAGGGCGAGCAGGTCGTCGGATCGTGGCAGGCCGGCACCCCTGAGGAGGCGCTGGCCTACTTCGAGCGCAAGTACGAGGGGCTGGTGGTCGAGATCGGCCTCCTCGAGAAGCGGGTGCGGACCACCGACCTGTCGGCCAAGGACGCCACGGCGGCCATCGACCACATCCGGCAGCAGGTCGAGGAGCACCACGCGGTGGGCGACCTCGCCGCGCTGAAGGTCCGGCTCGACAAGCTGGCCGAGTCGGTGGAGTCGCGCCGCGAGGAGCGCAAGGTCCAGAAGGCGAAGCAGGCCGACGAGGCGCGCTCCGCCAAGGAGGCGCTGGTCACCGAGGCCGAGGAGCTGGCGCAGAGCGAGCAGTGGCGGGCCGCCGGCGAGCGGCTGCGGGCCCTGGTGGACACCTGGAAGGGCCTGCCGCGGCTCGACCGGAAGTCCGACGACGAGCTGTGGCACCGCTTCTCGCACGCCCGGTCGGCGTTCTCCAAGCGCCGCAAGGCCCACTTCGCGGCGCTCGACGCGCAGCGCGAGGACGCCCGCAAGATCAAGGAGCGTCTGGTCGGCGAGGCCGAGGCGCTGTCGAACTCCACCGACTGGGGTGCGACGGCCGCCCGCTACCGCGAGCTGATGGCGGAGTGGAAGGCGGCGGGCCGGGCCCAGCGCGAGCACGAGGACGACCTGTGGAACCGCTTCCGCGGCGCCCAGGACGTGTTCTTCGCGGCCCGCAGCGAGGTGTTCGCCGAGCGTGACGCCGAGCAGGTCGAGAACCTCAAGCTGAAGGAAGAGCTCGCGGGCGAGGCGGAGAAGCTGGTTCCGGTCTCGGACCTGAAGGCCGCCCGGGCCGCCTTCCGCTCGATCAACGAGCGCTGGGAGGCCATCGGCCACGTGCCGCGCGATGCGCGTCCGAAGGTCGAGGGCCGGATGCACGCGGTGGAGCGCGCCATCCAGGACGCCGAGGAGAACGAGTGGCGTCGCACCAACCCGGAGGCGCGGGCCCGTGCGGCCGGTCTGACGGGTCAGCTGCAGGACGCCGTCGACAAGCTGCAGAAGCAGATCGACACGGCCCGTGCCGCCGGCAACGACGCCCGGGCCGACAAGCTCGCCAAGGAGCTGGAGGGCCGCCAGGCCCTGCTGGACCAGGCCCTGAAGGGCCTGCAGGAGTTCGGCGGCTGA